A single genomic interval of Malania oleifera isolate guangnan ecotype guangnan chromosome 13, ASM2987363v1, whole genome shotgun sequence harbors:
- the LOC131146938 gene encoding pentatricopeptide repeat-containing protein At4g25270, chloroplastic, with protein sequence MEIKFIFMELMAIHPPMETTFAPVSFCALPSSALYRCGRSKRKHKSNQHKQFHRKTKTNTTPFPKSFPTPLLINQRPSAQTKLQALDALLNDLEKSISDGVKVSDPQLFASLLESCFHLQAIDYGVRVHQLIPRTLLHKNVGISSKLLRLYASSGHIEKAHQLFDEMPKRDTSAFPWNALISGYAELGQYEDAMAIYFQMKEDGVEPDQFTFPRALKACAGIGSIRVGEKVYRDIVRCGFGDNAHVLNALVDMYAKCGDILKARKVFDKIATRDSVSWNSMLTGYIRHELLAEAVDTFRGMLLNGFEPDSIAISSILATELSFKIGTQIHGWVIRRGNEWDLSIANSLIALYSTRVELHRSRWLFDKMPERDVVSWNSIISAHSKDRRALTYFREMESAGALPDGITFVSLLSACAHLGLVADGEELYSLMRSSYGICPSMEHYACLVNLYGRAGLINKAYDIITKMMEFEAGPTVWGALLYACYIHGNVDVGEIAAERLFELEPDNELNFDILMRLYGKVGRVEDAERVRKMMMDRGLEL encoded by the coding sequence AtggaaataaaatttattttcatggAACTCATGGCAATCCATCCTCCCATGGAGACCACCTTCGCCCCTGTAAGTTTCTGCGCACTCCCTTCTTCTGCCCTCTACCGCTGTGGCAGAAGCAAGAGGAAACACAAAAGCAATCAACATAAGCAATTTCATCGCAAAACAAAAACCAATACTACTCCTTTCCCAAAGTCATTCCCAACCCCACTTCTGATCAACCAAAGGCCCTCTGCCCAAACAAAACTCCAAGCCCTCGATGCACTCTTGAACGACCTGGAAAAATCCATCAGTGATGGTGTGAAAGTGTCCGATCCCCAACTCTTTGCTTCCCTCCTTGAGTCATGTTTCCATTTGCAAGCCATTGATTACGGCGTCCGAGTTCATCAGCTTATACCCAGAACGCTTTTGCATAAGAATGTCGGCATCTCGTCAAAGCTTCTCCGGCTGTACGCTTCTAGTGGGCATATTGAGAAGGCCCACCAGTTGTTTGATGAAATGCCTAAGCGGGATACGTCGGCATTCCCATGGAATGCGCTCATCTCGGGGTATGCCGAATTGGGTCAGTATGAAGATGCCATGGCAATTTACTTTCAAATGAAGGAAGATGGCGTCGAGCCCGACCAGTTCACCTTCCCTCGAGCATTGAAAGCTTGTGCGGGAATAGGGTCGATTCGAGTAGGGGAGAAGGTTTATCGTGACATCGTTCGTTGTGGTTTCGGGGACAATGCGCACGTTCTCAATGCTCTTGTTGACATGTATGCCAAGTGCGGAGACATTCTGAAGGCGCGAAAGGTGTTTGATAAGATCGCTACCCGTGACTCGGTTTCATGGAATTCGATGCTCACTGGTTATATCCGCCATGAGCTGTTGGCGGAGGCTGTGGATACATTTCGCGGGATGCTCCTAAATGGGTTTGAGCCAGACTCAATAGCCATATCTTCGATTCTCGCTACTGAGCTGTCCTTTAAAATTGGTACCCAGATTCATGGATGGGTTATTCGGCGAGGAAATGAATGGGATTTGTCCATTGCTAATTCCTTGATTGCCTTATACTCAACCCGGGTGGAGTTGCACAGATCTCGTTGGCTGTTCGACAAAATGCCAGAAAGGGATGTTGTCTCGTGGAATTCCATAATTTCTGCTCATTCTAAAGACCGTAGAGCTCTTACATATTTTAGGGAGATGGAGAGTGCTGGTGCTTTGCCAGACGGCATCACATTTGTGTCGCTACTGTCAGCCTGTGCTCACTTGGGCTTGGTGGCGGATGGGGAGGAGCTCTATTCTCTTATGAGAAGCAGTTATGGTATATGCCCCAGCATGGAACACTATGCTTGTCTGGTGAATCTCTATGGAAGGGCAGGATTGATCAATAAGGCTTACGACATCATAACGAAGATGATGGAGTTTGAGGCCGGTCCAACCGTCTGGGGAGCATTACTATATGCTTGCTACATTCATGGGAATGTAGACGTTGGAGAGATTGCTGCTGAAAGGCTTTTTGAGTTGGAGCCAGATAATGAACTTAATTTTGACATTTTAATGAGGCTTTACGGCAAAGTGGGGAGAGTAGAAGATGCGGAGAGGGTGAGAAAAATGATGATGGACAGAGGATTGGAATTGTAG